A part of Aricia agestis chromosome 13, ilAriAges1.1, whole genome shotgun sequence genomic DNA contains:
- the LOC121733355 gene encoding uncharacterized protein LOC121733355 isoform X2, producing the protein MWVKVCACVVLILGLSHGFLDDAVEVIKLGKEIGEDVLASWEIFGKGYNVTGGVELPFGGRRRERAVLARLAQITRAIQRVESELVNTRSLSLLLASAGRGTRLELRLLEASDLLARVGAAEAQMREYVRYQEQLERSTLESFALWAVSPDRGALPGLVERIHALVAPPTHAFLDKGILALAVDSLQQEQADLCELQLSPHQVVYDMYNTIALAEIKAYAMMQFSWMLLRVYARGNYSQEANLTRKRYAERTARTAALARSALTMARRDVYRCNPDNHVAGETYAEVTRLLQGYIENEVDLNGDGTCKENCPYYTVAASHSCYDPHGYCNVQKRCTGRIVNCQYIDSDMWVCPASRSNNRRYEFIEYENGRVLGKPGHCRLGTTKVDSWWRVVYHCSYCFCLCEETVGHERTFSLREAGADIDNNKVVTGVRLVKHGQVFHLQVSEGHLGPRGNVTPGGWVPVQRFAITDKGVREGEDYHTLTYERRAIDLDELEAPVGRVLTGVRFRMIGAHLHFEIRATMFNYTTGRLAPLHSEWISNDNTDVGDTPRKKLELIRPDIPIRGNVPLQIDSAHDQFVEFTHSDLDADAAQSTVPFLDIQPVQPARGAGLLTGAGVYHRGALHSGGFLGLKVISYDMTRHIRADPPPAGYDDDDEESNVLPSDVQ; encoded by the exons ATGTGGGTTAAAGTGTGTGCGTGTGTGGTGCTCATCCTCGGGCTGAGCCACGGCTTCCTCGACGACGCCGTGGAGGTCATCAAGCTCGGGAAGGAAATAGGTGAAGACGTGCTAGCTTCGTGGGAGATATTCGGGAAGGGGTACAATGTGACGGGCGGAGTGGAGTTGCCGTttggcgggcggcggcgggagCGCGCGGTGCTGGCGCGGCTGGCGCAGATTACGAGGGCCATACAGCGCGTGGAGTCCGAGCTGGTGAACACCAGGAGTCTATCGCTGCTGCTGGCGAGCGCCGGCCGGGGCACTCGTCTCGAGCTACGCCTGCTGGAGGCGTCTGATCTTTTGGCGCGGGTGGGCGCAGCGGAGGCTCAGATGCGCGAGTACGTGCGCTACCAGGAGCAGCTGGAGCGCAGCACGCTGGAGTCGTTCGCGCTGTGGGCGGTCTCGCCGGACCGCGGTGCGCTGCCGGGCCTCGTGGAGCGCATCCATGCGTTGGTCGCGCCTCCAACGCACGCGTTCCTAGATAAAGGCATCCTGGCGCTAGCGGTCGACAGTCTACAG CAAGAGCAAGCTGACCTCTGCGAGCTGCAGCTGTCTCCGCACCAGGTGGTGTACGACATGTACAACACCATCGCGCTGGCAGAGATCAAGGCGTACGCGATGATGCAGTTCTCCTGGATGCTACTCAGGGTCTACGCTAGAG GCAACTACTCTCAAGAGGCCAACCTAACGCGAAAGAGGTATGCGGAGAGAACTGCTCGAACTGCCGCCTTGGCCCGTTCAGCTCTGACCATGGCCAGGAGAGACGTGTACCGGTGCAACCCAGACAACCATGTAGCTG GTGAGACATACGCCGAAGTGACCCGTCTCCTGCAGGGCTACATCGAGAACGAAGTGGATCTAAACGGGGATGGGACGTGCAAGGAGAACTGCCCATACTACACTGTAGCGGCCAGCCACAGCTGCTACGACCCGCACGGCTACTGCAACGTCCAGAAGCGCTGCACGGGCCGCATCGTCAACTGCCAGTACATAGACTCTGACATGTGGGTCTGCCCTGCC aGTCGAAGCAATAACCGCAGATACGAGTTCATAGAATACGAGAACGGCCGCGTCCTCGGCAAACCGGGACACTGTAGACTCGGTACCACAAAG GTCGACTCGTGGTGGAGAGTCGTATACCATTGCTCGTACTGTTTCTGCCTTTGCGAGGAGACGGTGGGGCACGAGAGGACCTTCAGCCTGAGGGAAGCGGGGGCTGACATTGACAACAACAA GGTCGTAACTGGCGTACGTCTGGTGAAGCACGGCCAGGTGTTCCACCTGCAAGTGAGCGAGGGACACCTGGGGCCGCGGGGCAACGTGACCCCCGGCGGCTGGGTGCCGGTGCAGCGGTTCGCGATCACCGACAAAGGGGTGAGGGAAGGCGAGGACTACCACACACTGACGTACGAGCGACGAGCCATTGATCTGGATGAGCTGGAGGCGCCTGTGGGCCGAGTGCTCACGGGAGTCAG GTTCCGTATGATCGGCGCGCACCTGCACTTCGAGATCCGCGCGACGATGTTCAACTACACGACCGGCCGCCTGGCGCCGCTGCACAGCGAGTGGATATCCAACGACAACACAGACGTTGGCGACACACCACG TAAGAAGCTCGAACTCATCCGTCCGGACATACCAATACGCGGCAACGTGCCGCTACAAATAGATTCAGCGCACGACCAGTTCGTGGAATTCACACATAGCGACCTGGACGCTGATGCTGCACAGAGCACCGTGCCGTTCTTGGACATACAGCCCGTGCAGCCGGCGAGAG GAGCGGGCCTACTGACCGGCGCGGGGGTCTACCACCGCGGCGCGCTCCACAGCGGCGGGTTCCTAGGCCTCAAGGTGATAAGCTACGACATGACACGGCACATCCGCGCCGACCCACCACCCGCGGGatacgatgatgatgatgaggagAGCAACGTACTCCCATCTGATGTGCAGTGA
- the LOC121733355 gene encoding uncharacterized protein LOC121733355 isoform X1: MWVKVCACVVLILGLSHGFLDDAVEVIKLGKEIGEDVLASWEIFGKGYNVTGGVELPFGGRRRERAVLARLAQITRAIQRVESELVNTRSLSLLLASAGRGTRLELRLLEASDLLARVGAAEAQMREYVRYQEQLERSTLESFALWAVSPDRGALPGLVERIHALVAPPTHAFLDKGILALAVDSLQQEQADLCELQLSPHQVVYDMYNTIALAEIKAYAMMQFSWMLLRVYARGNYSQEANLTRKRYAERTARTAALARSALTMARRDVYRCNPDNHVAGETYAEVTRLLQGYIENEVDLNGDGTCKENCPYYTVAASHSCYDPHGYCNVQKRCTGRIVNCQYIDSDMWVCPASRSNNRRYEFIEYENGRVLGKPGHCRLGTTKVDSWWRWLFWHCSYCMCLCDEPGPTSDRYFSLWSSTSDVKNNKVVTGVRLVKHGQVFHLQVSEGHLGPRGNVTPGGWVPVQRFAITDKGVREGEDYHTLTYERRAIDLDELEAPVGRVLTGVRFRMIGAHLHFEIRATMFNYTTGRLAPLHSEWISNDNTDVGDTPRKKLELIRPDIPIRGNVPLQIDSAHDQFVEFTHSDLDADAAQSTVPFLDIQPVQPARGAGLLTGAGVYHRGALHSGGFLGLKVISYDMTRHIRADPPPAGYDDDDEESNVLPSDVQ, translated from the exons ATGTGGGTTAAAGTGTGTGCGTGTGTGGTGCTCATCCTCGGGCTGAGCCACGGCTTCCTCGACGACGCCGTGGAGGTCATCAAGCTCGGGAAGGAAATAGGTGAAGACGTGCTAGCTTCGTGGGAGATATTCGGGAAGGGGTACAATGTGACGGGCGGAGTGGAGTTGCCGTttggcgggcggcggcgggagCGCGCGGTGCTGGCGCGGCTGGCGCAGATTACGAGGGCCATACAGCGCGTGGAGTCCGAGCTGGTGAACACCAGGAGTCTATCGCTGCTGCTGGCGAGCGCCGGCCGGGGCACTCGTCTCGAGCTACGCCTGCTGGAGGCGTCTGATCTTTTGGCGCGGGTGGGCGCAGCGGAGGCTCAGATGCGCGAGTACGTGCGCTACCAGGAGCAGCTGGAGCGCAGCACGCTGGAGTCGTTCGCGCTGTGGGCGGTCTCGCCGGACCGCGGTGCGCTGCCGGGCCTCGTGGAGCGCATCCATGCGTTGGTCGCGCCTCCAACGCACGCGTTCCTAGATAAAGGCATCCTGGCGCTAGCGGTCGACAGTCTACAG CAAGAGCAAGCTGACCTCTGCGAGCTGCAGCTGTCTCCGCACCAGGTGGTGTACGACATGTACAACACCATCGCGCTGGCAGAGATCAAGGCGTACGCGATGATGCAGTTCTCCTGGATGCTACTCAGGGTCTACGCTAGAG GCAACTACTCTCAAGAGGCCAACCTAACGCGAAAGAGGTATGCGGAGAGAACTGCTCGAACTGCCGCCTTGGCCCGTTCAGCTCTGACCATGGCCAGGAGAGACGTGTACCGGTGCAACCCAGACAACCATGTAGCTG GTGAGACATACGCCGAAGTGACCCGTCTCCTGCAGGGCTACATCGAGAACGAAGTGGATCTAAACGGGGATGGGACGTGCAAGGAGAACTGCCCATACTACACTGTAGCGGCCAGCCACAGCTGCTACGACCCGCACGGCTACTGCAACGTCCAGAAGCGCTGCACGGGCCGCATCGTCAACTGCCAGTACATAGACTCTGACATGTGGGTCTGCCCTGCC aGTCGAAGCAATAACCGCAGATACGAGTTCATAGAATACGAGAACGGCCGCGTCCTCGGCAAACCGGGACACTGTAGACTCGGTACCACAAAG GTGGACTCGTGGTGGCGCTGGCTATTCTGGCACTGCTCCTACTGCATGTGCCTCTGCGACGAGCCCGGCCCTACCTCCGACCGCTACTTCAGCCTATGGTCCTCCACCTCCGACGTCAAAAACAACAA GGTCGTAACTGGCGTACGTCTGGTGAAGCACGGCCAGGTGTTCCACCTGCAAGTGAGCGAGGGACACCTGGGGCCGCGGGGCAACGTGACCCCCGGCGGCTGGGTGCCGGTGCAGCGGTTCGCGATCACCGACAAAGGGGTGAGGGAAGGCGAGGACTACCACACACTGACGTACGAGCGACGAGCCATTGATCTGGATGAGCTGGAGGCGCCTGTGGGCCGAGTGCTCACGGGAGTCAG GTTCCGTATGATCGGCGCGCACCTGCACTTCGAGATCCGCGCGACGATGTTCAACTACACGACCGGCCGCCTGGCGCCGCTGCACAGCGAGTGGATATCCAACGACAACACAGACGTTGGCGACACACCACG TAAGAAGCTCGAACTCATCCGTCCGGACATACCAATACGCGGCAACGTGCCGCTACAAATAGATTCAGCGCACGACCAGTTCGTGGAATTCACACATAGCGACCTGGACGCTGATGCTGCACAGAGCACCGTGCCGTTCTTGGACATACAGCCCGTGCAGCCGGCGAGAG GAGCGGGCCTACTGACCGGCGCGGGGGTCTACCACCGCGGCGCGCTCCACAGCGGCGGGTTCCTAGGCCTCAAGGTGATAAGCTACGACATGACACGGCACATCCGCGCCGACCCACCACCCGCGGGatacgatgatgatgatgaggagAGCAACGTACTCCCATCTGATGTGCAGTGA
- the LOC121733355 gene encoding uncharacterized protein LOC121733355 isoform X3 encodes MGRTRITILSALALLTAVAASVSQVDNLRNTFYTLEHEAYRNISDPDWAPGLGDVALTKVFVAFDARLQALPRPRRIDTRNFLWRKVGEHLQTINGFYDHFVAFMARQVVPGAKPSPTREWYDLAEASIGEGVSVRLVVEKLAELMEHGDLFRSILQQEQADLCELQLSPHQVVYDMYNTIALAEIKAYAMMQFSWMLLRVYARGNYSQEANLTRKRYAERTARTAALARSALTMARRDVYRCNPDNHVAGETYAEVTRLLQGYIENEVDLNGDGTCKENCPYYTVAASHSCYDPHGYCNVQKRCTGRIVNCQYIDSDMWVCPASRSNNRRYEFIEYENGRVLGKPGHCRLGTTKVDSWWRWLFWHCSYCMCLCDEPGPTSDRYFSLWSSTSDVKNNKVVTGVRLVKHGQVFHLQVSEGHLGPRGNVTPGGWVPVQRFAITDKGVREGEDYHTLTYERRAIDLDELEAPVGRVLTGVRFRMIGAHLHFEIRATMFNYTTGRLAPLHSEWISNDNTDVGDTPRKKLELIRPDIPIRGNVPLQIDSAHDQFVEFTHSDLDADAAQSTVPFLDIQPVQPARGAGLLTGAGVYHRGALHSGGFLGLKVISYDMTRHIRADPPPAGYDDDDEESNVLPSDVQ; translated from the exons ATGGGCCGCACGCGTATCACGATACTAAGCGCACTGGCGCTGCTGACGGCCGTCGCAGCCAGCGTCAGCCAGGTGGACAACCTGCGGAACACCTTCTATACCCTCGAGCATGAAGCCTACCGGAACATTTCCGACCCCGACTGGGCCCCCGGGCTGGGAGATGTGGCGCTAACAAAGGTCTTTGTGGCGTTCGACGCGCGCCTGCAGGCGCTGCCGCGACCACGAAGGATCGACACCAGGAACTTCCTCTGGAGGAAAGTCGGGGAGCATCTGCAGACGATTAATGGCTTCTACGACCACTTCGTCGCGTTCATGGCGCGTCAGGTGGTGCCGGGGGCGAAGCCGTCGCCAACGCGGGAGTGGTACGACCTGGCGGAGGCCAGCATCGGCGAGGGAGTCTCCGTGAGGCTGGTAGTGGAAAAACTGGCCGAGCTCATGGAGCACGGGGACCTGTTCCGGTCCATCCTCCAG CAAGAGCAAGCTGACCTCTGCGAGCTGCAGCTGTCTCCGCACCAGGTGGTGTACGACATGTACAACACCATCGCGCTGGCAGAGATCAAGGCGTACGCGATGATGCAGTTCTCCTGGATGCTACTCAGGGTCTACGCTAGAG GCAACTACTCTCAAGAGGCCAACCTAACGCGAAAGAGGTATGCGGAGAGAACTGCTCGAACTGCCGCCTTGGCCCGTTCAGCTCTGACCATGGCCAGGAGAGACGTGTACCGGTGCAACCCAGACAACCATGTAGCTG GTGAGACATACGCCGAAGTGACCCGTCTCCTGCAGGGCTACATCGAGAACGAAGTGGATCTAAACGGGGATGGGACGTGCAAGGAGAACTGCCCATACTACACTGTAGCGGCCAGCCACAGCTGCTACGACCCGCACGGCTACTGCAACGTCCAGAAGCGCTGCACGGGCCGCATCGTCAACTGCCAGTACATAGACTCTGACATGTGGGTCTGCCCTGCC aGTCGAAGCAATAACCGCAGATACGAGTTCATAGAATACGAGAACGGCCGCGTCCTCGGCAAACCGGGACACTGTAGACTCGGTACCACAAAG GTGGACTCGTGGTGGCGCTGGCTATTCTGGCACTGCTCCTACTGCATGTGCCTCTGCGACGAGCCCGGCCCTACCTCCGACCGCTACTTCAGCCTATGGTCCTCCACCTCCGACGTCAAAAACAACAA GGTCGTAACTGGCGTACGTCTGGTGAAGCACGGCCAGGTGTTCCACCTGCAAGTGAGCGAGGGACACCTGGGGCCGCGGGGCAACGTGACCCCCGGCGGCTGGGTGCCGGTGCAGCGGTTCGCGATCACCGACAAAGGGGTGAGGGAAGGCGAGGACTACCACACACTGACGTACGAGCGACGAGCCATTGATCTGGATGAGCTGGAGGCGCCTGTGGGCCGAGTGCTCACGGGAGTCAG GTTCCGTATGATCGGCGCGCACCTGCACTTCGAGATCCGCGCGACGATGTTCAACTACACGACCGGCCGCCTGGCGCCGCTGCACAGCGAGTGGATATCCAACGACAACACAGACGTTGGCGACACACCACG TAAGAAGCTCGAACTCATCCGTCCGGACATACCAATACGCGGCAACGTGCCGCTACAAATAGATTCAGCGCACGACCAGTTCGTGGAATTCACACATAGCGACCTGGACGCTGATGCTGCACAGAGCACCGTGCCGTTCTTGGACATACAGCCCGTGCAGCCGGCGAGAG GAGCGGGCCTACTGACCGGCGCGGGGGTCTACCACCGCGGCGCGCTCCACAGCGGCGGGTTCCTAGGCCTCAAGGTGATAAGCTACGACATGACACGGCACATCCGCGCCGACCCACCACCCGCGGGatacgatgatgatgatgaggagAGCAACGTACTCCCATCTGATGTGCAGTGA